In Anabaena sphaerica FACHB-251, a genomic segment contains:
- a CDS encoding COP23 domain-containing protein yields the protein MKSYQWLLFISLFTINIILTGCKEPEEVVFSCETNSDGEYVTEVKHQDKTRDLIVWKRTNFVKAGFPPQRRCQEVTPKLQTAYDNGTLKTLTWGYSEAENNPNTRFKSLCTTTGKDCHTLILTLLDADDPDVELKAFTAVLNGDASRAYLNDSCGKLRQTGANLTCTVDIFKVFKVRE from the coding sequence CTATAAACATCATCTTAACAGGATGTAAAGAACCTGAAGAAGTCGTTTTTTCCTGTGAAACAAACAGTGATGGAGAGTATGTAACCGAAGTTAAACACCAAGATAAAACACGAGATTTAATAGTGTGGAAACGCACGAATTTTGTTAAAGCAGGTTTTCCTCCTCAACGGAGATGTCAAGAAGTAACACCGAAATTACAAACTGCTTATGATAATGGAACTTTGAAAACTTTAACTTGGGGTTATTCTGAAGCAGAAAATAATCCTAATACAAGATTTAAATCTTTATGTACGACAACTGGAAAAGATTGTCATACTTTGATTTTAACATTATTAGATGCAGATGATCCTGATGTGGAATTAAAAGCTTTTACTGCGGTGTTAAATGGTGATGCTTCTAGAGCATATCTAAATGATTCCTGTGGAAAACTAAGACAAACTGGTGCTAATTTAACTTGTACTGTGGATATTTTCAAGGTGTTTAAAGTCAGGGAATAA